Proteins found in one Nostoc sp. NIES-3756 genomic segment:
- a CDS encoding pyridoxamine 5'-phosphate oxidase family protein codes for MSQQKAPSQRTTVKRVPQRANYEAETIYQILDEGLVCHIGFVVDGQPFVIPTAYGRVDDTLYIHGSPASRMVRTLQQGLDVCVTVTLIDGLVLARSAFHHSMNYRSVVVFGKATLVEDAEQKLAALKAFTEHVILGRWEKVRSPSRNELAGTIVLSLPLTEASAKVRTGGPIDDEADYQIPVWAGQIPLKLTATTPINDSRLHPHIQVPTHLSHYTRPQRRE; via the coding sequence ATGTCTCAACAAAAAGCCCCTAGTCAAAGAACTACCGTTAAACGTGTACCCCAAAGAGCCAACTATGAAGCTGAAACCATTTATCAAATACTCGACGAAGGATTAGTTTGTCACATAGGCTTTGTTGTTGACGGACAACCTTTCGTTATTCCCACAGCCTATGGACGAGTAGATGACACCCTATACATTCACGGCTCCCCAGCTAGTCGAATGGTGAGGACATTGCAACAAGGTCTAGATGTCTGCGTTACTGTAACTTTAATTGATGGCTTAGTATTAGCGCGATCGGCGTTTCACCACTCTATGAACTATCGCTCAGTAGTAGTGTTTGGTAAAGCCACATTAGTAGAAGATGCAGAGCAAAAACTAGCAGCCCTAAAAGCATTTACAGAACACGTTATTTTAGGGAGATGGGAAAAAGTGCGATCGCCCAGTCGTAACGAATTAGCCGGAACTATAGTACTATCCCTACCTTTAACAGAAGCCTCTGCAAAGGTTCGTACTGGCGGGCCTATCGATGATGAAGCTGATTATCAAATACCAGTATGGGCAGGACAGATACCCTTAAAATTAACTGCAACTACACCGATAAATGATTCACGATTACATCCACATATCCAAGTACCCACCCATCTAAGCCACTACACTAGACCACAACGTAGGGAGTAG
- the rppA gene encoding two-component system response regulator RppA has translation MLILLVEDDPAQLEPLRTALLKVGHTVDAIADGETAQWFAFNKNYDLLILDWMLPKLSGLELCQIYRSAGKLAPVLMLTAKDTVANKVAGLDAGADDYLVKPVDVLELLARVRALGRRSPMWQGDKISLGNLHLHLSNLTIELDSVATQLSSREFQLMEYFMRHPRQILSHDQIEQALWSFGEEPESNAITTLIRRLRQRLQVIGARDSIETVHRVGYRLNPPS, from the coding sequence ATGTTGATCTTACTGGTGGAAGACGATCCAGCACAGTTAGAGCCATTACGGACAGCATTATTGAAAGTTGGGCATACAGTTGATGCGATCGCAGACGGAGAAACAGCCCAATGGTTCGCCTTTAATAAGAATTATGATTTGTTAATTTTAGACTGGATGTTGCCCAAGTTAAGCGGGTTAGAACTGTGCCAAATATATCGCAGCGCTGGTAAATTAGCTCCTGTGCTGATGTTAACGGCAAAAGACACAGTTGCCAATAAAGTGGCAGGTTTGGATGCTGGAGCTGATGATTACTTAGTCAAACCAGTGGATGTGTTAGAGTTGTTGGCGCGAGTGCGGGCATTGGGTAGGCGATCGCCAATGTGGCAAGGAGATAAAATCAGCTTGGGCAATTTGCACCTACATTTATCTAATTTGACTATTGAACTTGATTCAGTGGCAACTCAACTTTCCAGCCGAGAGTTTCAACTGATGGAATATTTTATGCGCCATCCCCGGCAAATTTTATCCCACGACCAAATTGAGCAAGCTCTTTGGAGTTTCGGAGAAGAACCAGAAAGTAATGCCATCACAACCTTAATTCGCCGCCTCCGCCAACGTCTGCAAGTAATTGGCGCTAGAGATTCGATAGAAACAGTGCATCGTGTCGGCTATCGCTTAAACCCACCTTCGTAG
- a CDS encoding precorrin-8X methylmutase, producing the protein MTNDSLTIKELTQAVGGGITPRMVRHYHDLGLLPQPVRSPSNYRLYTHQDVIRLQRIVALKEQGFQLNHIRHILEMEPEANTNANFIAQLQQQYRAVMQQIAQLRQTASALEGLLGRDRHCQIMQAEVLAQLKLLEVETQVGLGGLAELWHGLDAEVHTHPEVFAESLQHILPDLSQRSEIEQHLISQLVLACGDVSLVSFMRVSKGANSYGGLNAIAASRQALSSACEIVVDIPTIAAAIDQTRLVHLGCKVTTLIDNPHITTAIEAEVEFWQHQQWRERLEKVSQGCIVVIGYAPSVLLEVCTLINQQKIQPSLVIGMPIGFSHAPAAKRQLMQQSLPFITIEGTMGGGLLAATALNALVESLIEKPNCHCYSKVMSDEC; encoded by the coding sequence ATGACCAATGACAGCTTAACCATTAAAGAACTCACTCAAGCAGTGGGAGGCGGTATTACTCCTCGGATGGTGCGACATTACCATGATTTAGGGTTGTTACCCCAGCCTGTGCGATCGCCTAGCAATTACCGTCTCTACACTCATCAAGATGTCATAAGGTTACAGCGTATTGTTGCTTTGAAAGAGCAAGGATTCCAACTCAACCATATCCGCCACATTTTGGAGATGGAACCCGAAGCAAATACCAACGCCAATTTTATTGCACAGTTGCAACAACAATATCGGGCTGTGATGCAGCAAATAGCCCAATTGCGACAAACAGCTTCTGCTTTAGAGGGGTTATTAGGACGCGATCGCCATTGTCAAATCATGCAGGCGGAAGTATTAGCGCAACTCAAATTACTAGAAGTGGAAACTCAAGTTGGGTTGGGAGGATTGGCAGAACTTTGGCATGGTTTAGATGCAGAAGTACATACCCACCCAGAAGTGTTTGCCGAATCTTTGCAACATATTTTACCCGACTTATCCCAGCGTTCAGAAATCGAACAACACCTGATTTCGCAATTAGTTTTGGCTTGTGGTGATGTGAGTTTGGTATCTTTTATGAGGGTGAGTAAAGGCGCGAACTCCTACGGAGGGCTGAACGCCATCGCCGCTAGCCGTCAAGCCTTGTCTTCAGCTTGTGAAATTGTTGTCGATATCCCCACAATTGCGGCGGCTATAGATCAAACAAGGTTAGTGCATCTAGGGTGTAAAGTCACCACGCTCATTGATAATCCCCATATCACCACAGCAATAGAGGCGGAAGTAGAATTTTGGCAACATCAGCAATGGCGCGAAAGATTAGAAAAAGTTAGCCAAGGTTGCATCGTGGTGATTGGTTATGCACCTTCAGTACTTTTAGAAGTCTGCACTCTGATTAATCAGCAAAAAATTCAACCATCATTAGTAATTGGAATGCCCATAGGCTTCAGTCATGCTCCAGCCGCCAAAAGGCAACTTATGCAACAATCATTACCTTTTATCACCATTGAGGGAACAATGGGAGGAGGTTTGCTAGCTGCTACTGCTCTCAATGCTTTAGTTGAATCATTAATTGAGAAGCCAAATTGTCATTGCTATAGCAAAGTAATGAGTGATGAATGCTAA
- a CDS encoding radical SAM protein, translated as MSQSDFVHGVSKRSLWQLALEGLQNGGPSTCQFAITSACNASCGFCSFAVDKMPIELRHSVTLEDAKQAASILYRNGVYFLIFVGGEPMMHPHLNEMIAHAASIGMAPMLVTNGSLLTSEKINQLADAGLTSVIISIDAAEIQKHEQNRGLRGVCQRIKEANIEFRRRKIGTTASVTMSRLVDYEKLPDFLKSLNFDSVTFSYPLTILGSSYLGYAQSNLVDYTPEELNQHFETIKTLKRDFPVVNPTVSIEDMQRHLKGEPEEFGCLGGWKLFYLDWHLNLYRCHNWEKPMCHITEFDGSQRVRDGCTACMIDCYRDSSVMQHIGVAVSDGVQAVAKGNLKQAWKHWFNRKNLRSLQSVWEQGQWLLRL; from the coding sequence ATGTCACAGTCTGATTTTGTCCACGGCGTAAGTAAGCGTTCATTATGGCAGTTGGCATTGGAAGGACTGCAAAATGGCGGCCCTTCGACTTGTCAATTTGCTATTACAAGTGCCTGCAATGCTAGTTGCGGGTTTTGTAGCTTTGCGGTAGATAAAATGCCGATAGAGTTAAGGCATTCTGTGACTTTGGAAGATGCCAAGCAAGCTGCCTCAATTCTTTATCGCAATGGGGTATATTTCCTCATCTTCGTGGGTGGGGAACCAATGATGCACCCCCATCTGAATGAAATGATTGCCCATGCTGCAAGTATCGGTATGGCTCCCATGCTGGTAACTAATGGTTCGCTCCTGACATCAGAAAAAATCAATCAATTGGCAGATGCAGGACTTACTTCAGTTATTATTTCTATTGACGCAGCCGAAATACAAAAACACGAACAAAATCGCGGCTTGAGGGGTGTATGTCAGCGTATTAAAGAGGCAAACATTGAGTTTCGCCGACGGAAAATTGGCACTACAGCTTCAGTTACCATGAGTCGGTTAGTAGATTATGAAAAATTACCAGATTTTCTCAAGTCTTTGAACTTTGATAGTGTGACTTTCTCCTATCCCTTAACAATTTTAGGTTCATCCTATCTTGGTTATGCTCAGTCAAATTTAGTAGATTACACCCCAGAAGAATTAAATCAGCATTTTGAAACTATCAAGACATTGAAACGAGATTTTCCAGTTGTAAATCCTACCGTCTCGATTGAAGATATGCAGCGTCACCTAAAAGGTGAACCAGAAGAATTTGGTTGTCTTGGCGGTTGGAAATTATTTTACTTAGATTGGCACTTAAATCTCTATCGTTGTCATAATTGGGAGAAACCCATGTGCCACATTACAGAATTTGATGGTTCCCAACGAGTGCGCGATGGTTGTACAGCCTGCATGATTGACTGCTATCGTGACTCTAGTGTTATGCAGCACATTGGCGTTGCTGTGAGCGATGGAGTACAAGCCGTAGCCAAGGGTAACTTAAAACAAGCTTGGAAACACTGGTTTAATCGTAAAAATTTGCGATCGCTCCAATCTGTTTGGGAGCAGGGACAATGGTTGTTGCGTTTGTAG
- a CDS encoding DUF928 domain-containing protein: MKKVIWFSTATLISAITLNTFNFPENWQTVQAQTLTKTIQYIPPATQEKPGEPRGRRRGGGSRGPCKQYENLTALVPLTNTGSKDIVWGQSTSQTPTFWFSVPDKLTPKVPIELVIQDEADNFVYQTKFNSPETPTDIISITAQPQIPLVAGKSYNWTFSIYCDPEKPSASVYVRGTMTHVALNPTIEKQLQLAKDPLERAAIFAKNGIWYNALTTLGEQIQNTKGKNLEITSAWDELLKQVNLNNTISAPVVSCCTAK; the protein is encoded by the coding sequence ATGAAAAAGGTAATCTGGTTTTCTACCGCCACCCTAATCTCTGCAATTACTTTGAATACTTTTAATTTTCCTGAAAATTGGCAAACAGTACAGGCTCAAACATTGACAAAAACAATACAATATATACCGCCTGCAACTCAGGAAAAGCCCGGAGAACCCAGAGGAAGACGTAGAGGTGGAGGTAGTCGAGGCCCCTGTAAGCAGTATGAAAACCTCACCGCTTTAGTACCCTTAACTAATACAGGCAGCAAAGATATAGTTTGGGGACAGTCCACATCTCAAACCCCAACATTTTGGTTTTCTGTCCCAGATAAATTAACACCCAAGGTTCCCATTGAATTAGTCATTCAAGATGAAGCTGATAATTTTGTTTATCAAACAAAATTTAATTCCCCTGAAACACCAACCGACATCATCAGTATAACTGCACAGCCTCAAATACCCCTAGTAGCAGGTAAATCCTATAATTGGACATTTTCGATTTATTGTGACCCAGAAAAACCCTCTGCATCTGTTTATGTACGCGGTACAATGACACATGTTGCCCTCAACCCAACAATAGAAAAGCAACTACAACTAGCTAAAGATCCCTTAGAACGAGCAGCTATTTTTGCTAAAAACGGCATTTGGTACAATGCCCTCACAACATTAGGCGAACAAATACAAAATACCAAAGGTAAAAATTTAGAAATTACGTCAGCTTGGGATGAATTACTCAAGCAAGTTAATCTCAATAACACTATTTCTGCACCTGTTGTCAGTTGTTGCACAGCTAAATAA
- a CDS encoding CHASE2 domain-containing protein, translating into MSKQFVLNLGKGNLQQGFASVIVQLWHMDTPTPVQFTGGLPPAPQLEHLYQRWQQMYTALYAHLGWRNLADFDIDEDDVTHISQQEFNNLCQELQHNFNTWLNSPLFVNIDRKLRTQLSPTEEIRCIITAESPQVLKLPWCVWHFLSDYPQAELALSPPEYTRSVKTNAQKAKGKVRILAILGDRQNLDIEKDQTLLQQLPHTELKFLVEPNRSQLTEQLWESGWDILFFAGHSSSQGKGRMLLNSGETLTIEQLKYGLQKAIAQGLQLAIFNSCDGLGLAQDLADLHLPQVIVMREPVPDRVAQEFLKHFLALFSQGKSLYTAVREARERLQSLENDFPCATWLPIICQNPAEISPTWEDLSGNKPTLQGLRPNLRQLPLLVGCSFIVTIIIGLIRLWGGLQPLELAAFDQLMRLRPQEQTDSRLLIVTVTDQDIQAQGTEPRQGSLSDKYLNLLLAKLEQYQPAAIGLDIYRDFPVNANQPELARRMRKSDRLITICKRADPEYDPTGIAPPPEIPEARLGFSDFVEDDDGVLRRHLLAMTPNPISSTCTPAYAFSTRLAFLYLQARGITAKFTPDWDLQLGNKTYRQLQKATGGYQAIDPQGSQMLLNYRFAPTVQAIAPQVTLTQILNGQINPNAIKDRIILIGVTSNSSSDYWSTPYGKTPGQVIPGITIQAQMVSQLLSAAMDNRPLLWVWPGWLEILWIGSWSFTGGVISWFFFYKKYLSITLCTAVIMLSGICYVVIIAGGWIPLVPSAIALVITSIQFAYFNQKLQKSQVKEVYKKLDT; encoded by the coding sequence ATGAGTAAACAGTTCGTCCTCAACTTAGGTAAAGGAAACTTACAACAAGGATTTGCCTCAGTTATAGTGCAACTGTGGCACATGGATACTCCTACTCCTGTGCAGTTTACTGGAGGATTGCCACCTGCACCTCAATTAGAGCATCTTTATCAACGTTGGCAACAAATGTATACAGCCTTATACGCTCATTTAGGGTGGCGTAATCTTGCCGATTTTGACATCGATGAGGACGATGTTACTCATATTTCCCAACAGGAGTTTAACAATCTTTGCCAAGAATTACAACACAATTTTAATACATGGCTCAATAGTCCACTGTTTGTGAATATTGACCGCAAGCTACGTACTCAACTCTCACCTACCGAGGAAATTCGCTGCATTATTACCGCAGAATCTCCCCAGGTTCTCAAGCTTCCTTGGTGTGTATGGCATTTTTTGAGTGATTACCCACAAGCAGAATTAGCCCTCAGTCCGCCAGAATATACCCGTTCTGTGAAAACAAATGCTCAAAAGGCTAAAGGGAAAGTCAGGATTTTAGCTATTTTAGGCGATCGCCAAAATCTCGACATCGAAAAAGACCAAACTTTACTCCAGCAATTACCCCACACCGAACTGAAATTTTTAGTTGAACCCAACCGTTCCCAACTCACAGAACAATTATGGGAATCTGGTTGGGACATTCTTTTTTTTGCTGGGCATAGTTCTAGCCAAGGCAAAGGGCGAATGTTACTCAATTCTGGTGAGACTTTGACCATCGAGCAATTAAAGTATGGCTTACAAAAGGCGATCGCTCAAGGTTTACAACTGGCAATTTTTAATTCCTGTGATGGTTTGGGACTAGCACAAGATTTAGCCGATTTGCATTTACCCCAAGTAATTGTCATGCGCGAACCAGTCCCCGACAGAGTAGCGCAGGAATTTTTAAAGCACTTCCTAGCGTTGTTTTCCCAGGGTAAAAGTTTATATACAGCCGTTAGGGAAGCAAGAGAAAGATTACAATCCCTGGAAAACGATTTTCCTTGTGCTACTTGGCTACCAATTATTTGCCAGAACCCAGCCGAAATCTCACCTACTTGGGAGGATTTATCAGGAAACAAGCCAACTTTACAGGGGTTACGCCCAAATTTGCGTCAGCTTCCTTTATTAGTTGGTTGTAGCTTTATTGTGACTATAATTATCGGATTGATTCGGTTATGGGGTGGACTCCAACCATTAGAGTTAGCTGCATTCGATCAATTAATGCGACTGCGACCCCAAGAACAAACAGACTCACGACTATTAATAGTAACTGTCACCGACCAAGATATTCAAGCCCAGGGAACCGAACCCCGACAAGGTTCACTTTCAGATAAATATCTCAATTTATTACTAGCCAAGCTAGAACAATATCAACCAGCCGCTATTGGTTTAGATATATACAGAGATTTTCCTGTAAATGCTAATCAACCGGAATTAGCTAGAAGAATGCGCAAAAGCGATCGCCTCATTACTATTTGTAAACGCGCTGACCCAGAATATGATCCTACAGGGATTGCACCGCCACCAGAAATCCCCGAAGCTAGGTTAGGTTTTAGCGATTTTGTTGAAGATGATGACGGTGTACTGCGTCGCCATTTGTTGGCGATGACTCCTAACCCGATTTCTTCAACTTGTACCCCTGCTTATGCCTTCAGCACTAGGTTAGCGTTTCTCTATTTGCAAGCGCGGGGAATTACAGCTAAATTTACCCCAGATTGGGATTTACAATTGGGGAATAAAACCTATCGTCAGTTACAAAAAGCCACAGGCGGCTATCAAGCAATAGATCCTCAAGGTAGCCAGATGTTATTAAATTATAGATTTGCGCCTACCGTGCAGGCAATCGCGCCACAAGTCACCCTGACGCAAATCCTTAACGGACAAATTAACCCCAATGCCATCAAAGACCGAATTATTTTGATTGGTGTCACAAGTAACAGTAGTAGTGATTACTGGTCTACACCTTATGGAAAAACCCCTGGACAAGTTATTCCAGGCATTACCATTCAAGCACAAATGGTCAGTCAACTTCTCAGCGCCGCTATGGATAATCGACCCCTGTTATGGGTTTGGCCTGGGTGGTTGGAAATACTCTGGATTGGCAGTTGGTCATTTACAGGTGGTGTAATATCTTGGTTCTTTTTTTACAAAAAATACCTAAGTATAACTTTGTGTACAGCAGTCATCATGTTATCGGGAATTTGTTATGTGGTTATAATTGCAGGTGGCTGGATACCTTTAGTACCATCTGCGATCGCTTTAGTAATTACCAGCATCCAATTTGCCTACTTCAACCAAAAATTACAGAAATCACAGGTAAAAGAAGTGTATAAAAAATTAGATACATAA
- a CDS encoding sigma-70 family RNA polymerase sigma factor, whose amino-acid sequence MRPRQNILEMFSTFLQFDGERFGNWVYDGRLRRSMQNCLGQSTTKQSEGFWAIYWHKSWQKRCNSLAEEHLSAYLQETCFWAVKRVMPQFSSVQCSLSDCFQIAIAEVPKILKGCDPDQKASLKSYSTVAFGNILRDALRQKKEIDFCNDWALLLKLSRKRLQEALQNAGLTEETIASYLLAWKCFTDGYILSKSPKARKLEKPDEQTWEVITQLYNREGKTQLNPQTLEKWLLACAKYARSYLYPVVTSLNTPKFGQPDSELQDDLPDPNDGESLLDNLIATEAAETQQNLQQEIHNLLITTLAKLPAQSQLLLQLYYQQGLTQQQIAKQQELQQYQVSRQLSKTREALLLAVSKWSQEKTHISTTSIVVKHISAVLEEWLQNYFGNLQSNSSKE is encoded by the coding sequence ATGCGCCCCCGCCAAAATATCTTAGAAATGTTCTCTACCTTCCTCCAATTTGATGGAGAACGCTTTGGTAATTGGGTGTATGATGGGAGATTAAGGCGTAGTATGCAGAATTGTTTGGGACAATCAACCACCAAACAATCAGAAGGTTTTTGGGCAATTTATTGGCATAAAAGCTGGCAAAAACGTTGTAACTCTTTAGCTGAGGAACATCTATCGGCTTATTTACAAGAAACTTGTTTTTGGGCAGTCAAAAGGGTAATGCCGCAATTCTCAAGTGTACAATGCAGCTTAAGTGACTGTTTTCAAATTGCGATCGCCGAAGTCCCCAAAATCCTCAAAGGCTGCGATCCTGACCAAAAAGCAAGTCTCAAAAGCTATAGTACAGTAGCTTTTGGTAATATTCTGCGTGATGCTTTACGCCAAAAAAAAGAAATTGATTTTTGCAACGATTGGGCATTATTACTCAAATTAAGTCGCAAAAGGTTACAAGAAGCATTACAAAATGCTGGGTTAACAGAGGAAACTATTGCATCTTATTTATTGGCGTGGAAATGTTTTACAGATGGTTATATTCTCAGTAAATCACCAAAAGCCAGAAAATTAGAAAAACCAGATGAACAGACTTGGGAAGTAATTACACAACTCTACAACCGTGAGGGGAAAACTCAACTCAACCCCCAAACCTTGGAAAAATGGTTGCTTGCTTGTGCTAAGTACGCGCGTTCTTATCTATATCCTGTTGTAACTTCCCTGAATACCCCTAAATTTGGTCAACCAGATAGCGAATTACAAGATGATTTACCAGACCCTAATGATGGTGAATCTTTATTAGATAATTTAATCGCCACAGAAGCAGCCGAAACACAGCAAAATCTCCAACAAGAAATCCACAACTTATTAATTACTACCCTGGCAAAACTGCCTGCGCAATCACAACTGCTGCTGCAACTATATTATCAGCAAGGGTTAACCCAACAACAAATCGCTAAACAGCAGGAACTCCAACAGTACCAAGTTTCCCGCCAATTATCTAAGACCAGAGAAGCCTTACTTTTAGCCGTTAGCAAATGGAGTCAAGAAAAAACGCATATTTCTACAACCTCCATCGTGGTTAAACATATTAGTGCAGTGTTAGAGGAGTGGTTACAGAATTATTTCGGTAATCTGCAATCGAACTCCTCAAAGGAGTAA
- a CDS encoding sensor histidine kinase, with protein MFDHSRRNLAHWFALSMGGILFAFAGVGYCLNVEEQLRFFDDELFHQSKTFATKTQYSLYQSKWQKQISPTLIDDGTSLNGNLLYARWYNANKQLVQFIGSSDAKQLSTESGFQTIRVLVTSNKYPSRTKWIRQVTIPVVKDKVLLGYFQAAAPMDSLHSSLNQARLFLALGVPISFGIIGITGWFLGGLAMRPSHLAYQQLQRFTADASHELRNPVATVLSNAQVALMPPEDISEQRQRLQKIAETAKLMSTLINNLLFLSRHDVSLAETTLRPVDLSEMLHSLVVEVTPQATSHNLNFHTQIPHQSVMIHADVNLLRQAIINLLSNAFKYTGTGGEVQLRLFTQSHRAIIQVEDNGLGIPDTDLPYIFDRFYRVDTVRSRETGGFGLGLAIAKQIVQAHQGQISVKSLLGKGSTFQIELALKANQGTEARMERYRFLGKILKIRKNQVNR; from the coding sequence ATGTTTGATCACAGTCGCCGTAATCTTGCTCACTGGTTTGCCCTATCAATGGGTGGAATTTTGTTTGCTTTTGCAGGAGTGGGTTATTGTTTGAATGTGGAAGAGCAGTTGCGATTTTTTGATGATGAACTCTTTCATCAGAGTAAGACCTTTGCGACGAAAACTCAGTATTCGCTTTATCAAAGTAAATGGCAAAAACAAATCTCTCCCACTCTTATAGACGATGGTACATCTTTGAATGGCAATTTACTTTACGCACGTTGGTATAACGCCAACAAGCAACTTGTGCAGTTTATAGGTTCATCTGATGCTAAACAATTAAGCACAGAATCTGGGTTTCAAACTATACGGGTACTAGTTACCTCAAACAAATACCCCAGTAGAACTAAGTGGATTCGCCAAGTTACTATTCCAGTTGTGAAGGATAAGGTGTTACTTGGTTATTTTCAAGCTGCCGCTCCAATGGACTCTCTACATAGCAGCTTGAATCAAGCTCGCTTATTTCTAGCTTTGGGTGTACCAATTTCTTTCGGGATAATTGGTATTACAGGTTGGTTTTTAGGTGGGTTGGCAATGCGTCCTAGCCATCTTGCTTATCAGCAATTACAGAGATTTACAGCCGATGCGTCTCATGAATTGCGTAATCCTGTAGCAACAGTATTAAGTAACGCTCAAGTGGCTTTGATGCCGCCAGAAGACATTTCTGAACAACGACAGAGATTACAAAAAATTGCCGAAACTGCCAAGTTAATGAGTACGCTGATTAATAATTTGCTGTTCCTCTCACGTCACGATGTTTCTCTGGCGGAAACGACATTAAGACCTGTTGATTTGAGTGAAATGTTACACTCGCTAGTTGTAGAAGTTACTCCTCAAGCCACTAGCCACAACCTCAATTTTCATACTCAAATTCCCCACCAGTCTGTAATGATTCATGCTGATGTGAATTTGCTAAGGCAAGCTATTATTAATCTTCTCAGTAATGCCTTTAAATATACAGGCACAGGAGGAGAGGTACAATTACGATTATTTACCCAGTCCCATCGGGCTATTATTCAGGTCGAAGACAATGGACTTGGTATTCCTGACACCGATTTACCCTACATATTTGATCGTTTCTATCGAGTAGATACGGTTCGCTCTCGTGAAACGGGTGGTTTTGGCTTAGGACTAGCGATCGCAAAACAAATTGTCCAAGCGCATCAAGGACAAATTTCTGTTAAAAGTTTACTAGGTAAAGGTTCTACTTTTCAAATTGAACTAGCTTTAAAAGCTAATCAAGGTACAGAAGCTAGGATGGAAAGGTACAGATTTTTAGGAAAGATATTGAAGATAAGAAAAAATCAAGTAAATCGCTAG
- a CDS encoding DUF1822 family protein, producing the protein MSSFCVPPTQLLLEVPSQIQDEAWQQSQSYTSPSGRWYAFLNQVCLSTFLPWLQVEYAPEASIDNLPRNWEVVNGCAITLDTKRLILIPDKNLETREFSVPQEWLDIPQWAGDYYLAVQVNPDGEWLRIWGYTTHEQLKNQGQYDPQERIYSLEANQMVEDLSVLWVVRQLYPNEQTQTAIAPLPELSPTQVENLWQRLASPTITNPRLELPFEIWGALLAAPKPAPVNLSQWLQNIVAEGWQTIETLLGTQPDFAFSFRQTSDVNEQSIQRVKVIDLPNNQPVILMLTLTPETDGRVGIRIQLSPRERNLYLSPNLKLTLISASGEVVQSVTARETDNSIQLKRFRCPENTRFSLQVALDEFNFTQDFVS; encoded by the coding sequence ATGTCTTCGTTCTGTGTGCCACCAACTCAACTTTTGTTAGAAGTACCTTCCCAAATTCAAGACGAGGCTTGGCAACAAAGCCAGTCTTACACAAGTCCCTCTGGTCGTTGGTATGCTTTTCTCAATCAAGTCTGCCTGAGTACGTTTTTGCCTTGGCTACAAGTAGAGTATGCACCAGAAGCCAGTATTGATAATTTGCCCAGGAATTGGGAAGTAGTCAACGGCTGTGCTATTACGTTAGATACAAAGCGCCTGATTCTCATTCCTGATAAAAATTTAGAAACCAGAGAGTTTTCCGTACCCCAAGAATGGTTAGATATTCCCCAGTGGGCTGGAGATTATTATTTAGCGGTACAAGTCAATCCTGATGGGGAGTGGTTGAGAATTTGGGGATACACCACCCACGAACAATTAAAAAATCAAGGTCAATATGATCCTCAAGAGCGAATTTACTCTTTAGAAGCCAATCAAATGGTTGAGGATTTGAGTGTTTTGTGGGTAGTAAGGCAATTGTACCCTAATGAACAAACACAAACTGCGATCGCTCCCCTACCTGAGTTATCTCCTACTCAAGTAGAAAACCTCTGGCAAAGGTTAGCCAGTCCCACAATTACTAACCCTCGTTTAGAGTTACCCTTTGAAATCTGGGGAGCTTTATTAGCTGCACCAAAACCAGCACCTGTCAACCTAAGTCAGTGGTTACAAAATATTGTCGCTGAGGGTTGGCAAACAATTGAAACACTTTTGGGTACACAGCCAGATTTTGCCTTCAGCTTTCGTCAAACCAGCGATGTAAATGAACAGTCAATTCAACGAGTCAAGGTAATTGATTTACCCAACAATCAACCTGTGATTCTCATGTTGACATTAACACCAGAAACAGACGGTAGAGTAGGCATCCGCATCCAATTGTCTCCCAGAGAACGTAATCTTTACCTAAGCCCCAATCTCAAGCTGACATTAATTTCCGCCTCTGGTGAAGTCGTACAGTCAGTCACAGCCAGAGAAACAGACAATTCTATCCAGCTTAAACGCTTTCGCTGTCCCGAAAATACACGCTTTAGCCTTCAGGTGGCTTTAGATGAGTTTAATTTTACACAAGATTTTGTCAGTTAA